CAGGCTATAAATTTCTGAGTCCTGCACTCTACTGTTTAAAGACATTACATTTCCAACTGCTAACATTCTTTAAAGAAAAGACTGAAAGGGATTACATTAGAATGCTTATGAAAAGGTCTGGGCAGCCAAGAGATGTTCACGTCGTCATTCATCAATTCCTTATGACTCTGATATTCAACAAATGGTTTGTCTAAAGTAGCAAGTCCTGACAAGGTGGCATCGTTATCCTGTCTAAATGATGCATAATATTAGTATTAAGCTTAGATCATCGCATGATTTTTTAAGTCATCGGTGCTAACTATGGTCAGGCCCCTTGCTCTGTGAAATTGTTTTTGTTCTGGAAAACGgtgggtggttttttttttgttttttttttttttaattataggtATAGATTTGCGATTAATGGCACGAGTTCTATGGAAAATGATTCGTGCTGAATTAATTATAATGGCTAAAAGTATGGAATACGTAAACAGTATCACTTGGTTACTATAGCAGCCACAAAAAGAAGAGAACAACCTGAATTTTACTACGGGCTTAGCATTGAAGTAAATAGGGTTTCAAATGGGTCAGTGTTGTcatcatcatcagcatcatcatcatcatcatcatcatcatcatcaataataataataataataataataataaataataataataataataataataataataataaaagactaCAGAAGACTTTCTCCCATTGTTGCTCATATTTCCATCAAATCAGATCTCGAAAATATCAAATGCctattataaaatgaatatgCTACTATTTGATAAGCTGCATGCATTAAATGTTCTAAGTGCTTAAATGGTTTTGAAAAGGTACCATGTTAGGAATGTTAAAAGTTTAATTATTTGGCTACAGCACTCAAAGACAAATATAAATAGTATTGAAGACAATTGGTTGTTTTGGGAATATGGgcggggggaaggggggggggcatcgggaaataaaataaataggcatttaaaaatgtgcagatttaAATGAATACTCTTCCTATGATCGgttaaaacatgatatttcaACAATAGGCATATAGGGTTAAGTAAAATAATCACATTCCCATATAATGCGAATCTCGCCTGAACAACTGGGAATAGGAAATGTACTTTATCGCTTTGTATCTGTGTAATTTGTAGTTAAAAACTCTTCATTTAAAGTTGACCTAATACATAGGCCTACAGCAAAAGCTATTGGTATCAACACATTCCAAGTTACGCACTCTGTAAGAACAAATATCGTACGGTGTATATAACTTCTTAGTGTATATAGCACCAATTAATTAAAGCTAAACCCTTTAATGATGTTTCTTGTTATTGTTGCGGCCAGGTGGTGCAGATCACTGCCATCAGCAGCAGGGTTCCTTTAGTTCTGCCTGGACCCCACAGAAGACCATTAGATCAATAATTTACCTAATGGATTTAGGATTGTAAACCATAGTGTTTGATGACACTTCGCGGACACTTGCCATAGCAGAGCGTCTCTCTCTTGAATACGATCGTCACCACCACCTGGTGGAAcgcgtatattatatatatatatatatatatatatatatatatatatatatatatatatatatatatatatatatatatatatatatatatatatatatatatatatacacacactgcataAAGATACCAGGTTCAGGGAGTTTGCAAAACGCTTCATTTAAGTCATCCCCACTGAGATAATGGCTGTTTATCAATCAGTCTGGACGGCACACCAGGCATCTCCAATTAATGTATCTCATCAATATAATTGATTATACTAATGTAAGATTATGGTATTTATGTGATCTATGCTGCACCCCAGATTATAGCAAAAAGGTGGCTgagtaaaacatttcaaataatctaattaaaataaaactgtaatgttgaaaaactaaaatcttaAATAGTGTTCTTTATAAAACATAGAGGCAGTAACAGTTCCATCGAATTACCCaaattctggggaatgtagtgtAACCCAAAACTTCACATAAGATCAAATGCCAAAAGTCAAAATGTGTCTTGCAGGTACTCCAGCAAGCCCAAAAGTaagcacaagtaaataaataaataaatacaaattaaaacgaAATATGCAGGTTTTGAAAAGAAtggtatgaaaaataaataattgtagcctATATTGTCATGTTATTCTCTACACAGAACTCTATACTAAAAATTCATTTAATACCACAGAATTCGGACACATGTGGAAAGCACTCGTGTGTTAAATCTTTGATTAAGAACAGCGCATTTAGTgctatatttaacaaaaattatCCAAACACACATAGGGCTATTGGATTATTTCAATTTTAGTCTGATTAAAAGTTGTaacctttcttttttcattgaCACAGCAAGTCAATTATTCACTATTAATGCTATAGGACACATTTTGCTAAtggatattttataaatacaagaTCATACAATGTCTGTAGAGTTTGTCTCAAAGAGGCCACACGTGACGACCCGTGACACAAAACCATTAAATAACGTATAGCTGTTAAAAAGTGTGATTTGTGGCTGAAGAAAGAGGGTCAGAAAAAGTTTGCTCTCCCTGTTTTCCTTAATGCTTAAGAAAACTTGACAGAACTCAGTAGAGACCAAAAtaggtattgaaaaaaaaaaaaaaaaaaacctcccctcAGTCGTTTTAGGAAAATATTGAGGTTTTCAAACGTGCTTGACATTTCGATGCTGCTCTTgcctgcaatattttattatgttcaaGACGTGCTCCAGACTTGTTCTTAAATCTGTTCAGGAGACACAGTCAATGTGGTTTCTAAATAATGTTCTAATTCATTAACTGCTCCTGTTTTCAGACAAACTGCAGAATGCACAGAAAAAGCAATTATGTACAATGCTGCAGTGAAAGTTTGCACTAAGACTCTGGCACTTGGGATAAATTAATGCATAATGTAAAGAGTCCAATGTTCTGTGGTTTTATGGGGGGGGGACAGAGTAAAAAGTTAATATTCGTACaattataaacattattattaagcAATAAGGCGCGTGAGAAATGGTGAAATACAACTAAATGTATTTAGGTATTTTCTTGAACTGTGTTTTTATCgttgcattgtaaagcacattgcCAGTATGCAAATACCCAATAAGAATAGTAGTATCTACTGTATTTTTTGGTCTCATAAATATGTCAATAGACGGATTTAAAGTAGTATATCAATGTTCTGATATACAATTAGAATTGTAGCGAATCATTTGTAATGTTGTCCTGTGTTTAATTATTTCCTAGTAGTGGGCTGCCGGTAACGGTTAAGCAGGGTAATTCGGTCGGCATTAGGACAAGTCACCTTATCAGATATGGACAAGTGGAGCTGAACGGTCTCACTTCTGAcagagataaacaaaaaaactaaataaacaccaTGCCGTTTGCAAACCTACAGCACACACTCATATTTTCAGTTAAAATAGCATACCATTAGATTAGCCCACTTTTTCCTCGGTGAATTGAATAGATATCGAAAAACTAACTGCAACAGCAGCATCCACTGCGTAAAATCCATTATGCGAATCTACATAtgtatcattattaaaaaaaaaaaaataaaaaataaaaaataaaaaaaaggttttttaatgtatatattgtatagttattatataattattcagTTTTGTTATATGCTCTGAGTGTTTAAAAGTTAAACACTCAGATTTGCAAATTTAATTCCATTCTTACAATGTCACGTTCTTAACCTCAGTTTAACTCATGCATACCCATATAGGCCTAAATATGAGTTCTGATAATATTAGACGTTCATTAAAAAGGATATCAATTAATTATTTCCTGgtaaaatattgtgtttaaaatagaaaataaaataatattaaactaaAGATAGTTCTAAACTGTCTGATAATGTAAATCTATTATAGGAAATCCATAAAGAAATTAAATTCTCGTTTGccctaaaatacatttttttaaaaagtagcagatgtcaggaaaaaaaaaataataagaaaccatttatttacattattttcagtGCAAAATTTCTTGACAAATATAATACAATCTAAGGAAAAGTTATTCAATATTGGATGTTCTATAAAAGACTTCACATTTTCAGCAACATGTGGCCCTATTAAATTGACACGAGTGGctcaaataaaatatgttggaaaaCAGTAATTTTAGGATATTTTGTTACTGGTTTTAATCCAATTGATATTTATACCAGCATTTATATGATTAAAGGTTAATTGCAATGCCAAGTCCATttcttctttagaaatgtcttaCTTCTCAAAAAGGCAGATCTTCATTTCCTGTTTCCCGTTAAACAAAGTTTCATTTTAAAGTCCAAGGCagtgtttaatattattatttaatagctGACTGTACATGGTaatatagttatttttgtttatatatatatatatatatatatatatatatatatatatatatatatatatatatatatatatatatatatatatatatatagtgtcacaAGTGTTTTCAAAAAGGTGCACTTATGATAACATTTGCAATGAGGGTAGTGCCGTCGTCTCTGTACTGGcctctgtgctctgtgttgccTCATCAGTACTCAAAGGAGACTTGATAACACTGGTCTTGTTGTCTTCTGTGACTTCAATGTCACTTTTGTCAGGCATGTCCTCGAACTCAGGGCCGCTCCCATCACTCTCGCACTCAGATCCATTCTGCTTCTGTTCTGACTCCAAGGTGGCAGAGGCTGGGGATTCCAAAGGCTGCTCAGGCTTTTCCTTATCTTTTTGGGCCTGAGCTTCCTTAGAATGTCTCCACTTCATTCTCCTGTTCTGAAACCACACTTTTAcctaaataagaaaataagaataaataaataaatacgaaaaAATATTGGTTAACTATTCATTAACCTATCCTCAATATCCCTTAAAATTAGCTTATTGTGATAGCATTGATTGAACACTTTACTGCAGCCTGTCGCCTATATAATTACTACACGATTCTCAAATTGGCCTATGCTAACttttttagaaacaaacaaaaaaaaaatttaattaaataatgaattgtgatgtgtgtgtctgtgtgttttctgGTAGTGCTTATAGTaatattagaaatacatttttaccaaGTTGATTTACATTAACATTTAGAAAGGCTTATATTATAGCAGGCCtatgttgtttttcttgtaaTTTTGATACTCTACTCAGGAAAGCCAATATTGCCTAACAGACCATTCAATTGGAATAGCAGTTCTAAGAATCATGAATCACATGTCATAAATGGCATAAATGGCTTAATAAATGGCTTTCAGTTCCTCCTAATGCTGGCTTTCACAACCAGATGGTTATGAACACATGTTGTTCTTCTTTTAATTATGAGTCCAATTATTACAGCATATTTGTATATCTTATGATTGCTGCCATTTTGCATTGTCATACGTAAATCCTATAAAGACAATCAGTAATACCAGTACACTTTGGTTATATATTTTGTTACTGTGTTCACATACAAAATGTGATTTTCATATTACAGATACTGATATGAAACCTGAGAAAACAGAAGCTGTATCAGCAAATATTAAAACAGACACGTATGTGTCTACGtttttgtcacacacacacacacacacacacacacacacacacacacacacacacacacacacacacacacacacacacagtttttaaatTGGTGTTACCAATAACATGTTTGAAAGCAATATAGCTGGTCATATGGCTAAGCAAATTAAACTATACTGAACAACCCTAAAAACAGTATGAAACTTACTTGAGCGTCTGTTAGGCCCAGCATCGCTGCTAGTTGTTTTCTGTCTGGTTTGGTGACATACTTCTggatttcaaatcttttctctaATCCTTTTCTCTGGAGATTGGAGAAGACAGCCCTGGACCACGAACGTTTCCTTTTGTATGTCTGAGGCATTGTGTCTTTAGTAAGAACCGCATATGGACCTGTtattacaaacagaaaaataaatcattaccCCTATAGGTGACAAATGAAGAAATGCTATTGTTAGCTTAATGTATACAATTATTAGATTCTGTAAATAATTGAGGCATAGGTCTGCTGCTTGCTGTAAAATATTAATGGAAATGTGCAATGTTCAACTTACAGATGTGTTTGatgcaaaatggaaaaaaaagaccCACATTAATGTTCTTTAAAGGGAAAATACTAAGGGCATGTTATATTACCTCACACATTATGATGTCATGATAGAGCTACTCTACCTGGGAACGTGTCTTGAAACTGGTGTTGAGCTGAATATCTTGCTCCGCTGCCTAAATGGTTCATGATGGAGGAAGGTTCCCCGATTCCAGGCTCTAAAGACGCGAAGAATTGGCTTGCTGAAGGCTGTATGGTCAGATGAAGCCCTGACTGACGATGTGAGCTAATGGATGTAAAATCTGTGGCAAAGGACGAAAATATAATAAATCAGAATGGTCAAGATGCTGTAATGGAATtcgtggtgggtgtgtgtgtgtgtgtgtgtgtgtgtgtgtgtgtgtgtgtgtgtgtgtgtggtagtacTATGTGCGGACAAAATtcgagaaaatgtccccacaaagataatAACTCCTGATAAAACGACGTtctggggacgtccccactttgtaaaatacGTTTTacagaactaaatatgcctttaaaaaaaagcgaaaatattttagtttgttgtcgactttcaccatGTGAGAGTCAAAGAAATGaacccacaaatataggaatgcaaacgtacgtgtgtgtgtgtgtgtgtgtgtgtgtgtgtgtgtgtgtgtgtgtgtgtgtgtgtgtgtgtgtgcgtgcgtgcgtgcgtgtagaACCCCAATGTTGCACGACAGTAACTATACAGCACCCGTCCCATGTTTATAATACATATACAGTTAACTTAGATTATTTAATCATCAAtttatgttaatagtttattttttaagagaACAACTTCCTCCCACTACTTCCTCAACCGTACCACAATAGGGGTTTTCAGTTTACTCACAGTATAccttaaaataaattcatatattgggaaaaaaaaaaaaaaaaaaactgctcgcaatatattgtttttaagagTAAACTAGAACTGCGTTGAAAGTTGGCTACATGTGACCAAGCTAGTGTGATTAAGgtcgtttttgtatttattgacaTCTTATCACAACCAGTAACACACTAGAAAAGTGCTCTGACTTGTCAATTAAAGAATTTCGTACCTCTTACAGCTGTGCATTCTTTAACTTTAGGATCAAATTCTGAAGATAAAATGCGATCAATGCCAAATTTCAGATCTTTGCTAGAAGGAGCTGGAGCTTGTTGTGAAGAACCGTTTAACTGCACCCTAGATATGGACGGTGCTCCCTGAAGTCCAGGGTGTCTGTGGTAAGGAGAGGCTGGGGACATCCTTGAACTAAAAACAGAAGACTCGGGTGCCACCGGAGATGGTCGCAGGGGTGATCTTGAAGGCTGGAGCTGATGACGGGGTCCCAAATGAGCTACGAGTGCTGAAGATCCAGGGAGGTTTTCAGAGTCTCCAACATGCAATATATCAGCGATGCAAAAAGAAGGTTTCTTCACTGAATCCAAGGCAAAGCCGCTGGAGCAATACGCAGACCATAGACTGAAATTAGAAGCATAAAAGGGGTTTAGTCCTGTAGTATACATCATCTTGACTCGTCTTTTCTTCGTAATGAATATGAAAAGTATACCTATTTTAAAAATACGGTATGTTAAAATGGCTGTTTTCTCTTTCTTAAAGGGCCAGTGATCTTTCTCATACTCAGAAACTTTGTCAGCCAGTTCAAGTAGTCCTGTGTAAATTGTGTTAGTTAAACGCTGATTGGTCGGTGCTCTGCCAATACGAACTGCGTAACAACTTTACTCAACGCCCACGAGGTGTTAAGGTAACAGCCCAGAGAAACAAGTGCCTATGTGGTGTTTGTTGGGGAGTTTAAATAATGCTAGacaacttttaaacaaaatttaaatgagTAAATGACAGATCAGTGTAACAATGCGACCTCACTTAACTCTTTGTATTATGACAGCAATCCAGCTATGTTCATTCCTAATACTGGCACTCATTTTAAGCCAGATTTTATTTTCTAGTgaaacaaaatacatgtgagTATTACCAAATTCAGAAGAATCTTGAACTTAATCATATCAGAAATGCTGTTTCTAATAATTCTTTGGCATCAGTTAATTCAATTCTAAATTGCAACATCTTGCCAGAAATTAGCCCACGTTATGTGCTCAGTTAATTCAATTCTAAATTGCAACATCTTGCCAGAAATTAGCCCACGTTATGTGctctgcatgtttaaatgttagttTATATTTCATATAGCCCCACAAATAAAGTTCGTTGTGTGGCTATTTTGGCTAAACAAAACTAGGTTGGTCACACTGTGCACATTATAGCCTATACCTCATGGtctaatgaaaaatgtatttatttgtttattgaaaacGCATTTTTACACCATCctgtgcatttcaaaataattttcatCACCATTGAAAATGTCGTTAAAATGGCAATTAGTCAGGAATTATCTTTTAAAACTCGTTTATAAGCAGATTGATTAGGTGGACAATCtatttcttcttcctcttctttaaaacaaaaacgacAGGAACTAACTAAACTACTAACCTCAGAGcgccaattattttatatatggaCTTATTATTTGGAAAAGACAAATTATGCGTAAACACAGTACTGtgtttttgaatattcataaCTTTTTGTGGGGAAAAAAGAGCAATACAATACTAGCTATGTAAATGTGGGCCAATAATACAGTAGCctgttgaatgttttgtttctggccCAGTTTTGTGAGTGCAGGAAACTCCAATCTCTATTAAGTTCAGGTCATCCTGTTTTTGATGGGCTCTGACTCCAACGAAATGAGCGGATATGCCTGCTAAATTTGTCCCAAAATAGAACCTGTCTCAGTATTTTAGGATGCAGCAGAAATCCTTATTTCTTCCGGAGAAAAACTTTATAATGACTGTTAGAACTTCCTTTTTCAATATTTGTGCAACTTTATCTGGGCAAACAAGTTGCTCTTGTGACGCAAATCCGTCTGTATGCATGAAATAAACCTGAGGAAATGAAATCCCTTCTAGAAATGAAAACATAAACATGCAGCAGAAATTTCCCCCATAGTGTTCTGTTTTATACAGAAGgatgaaaaaaggaaaaagcgCCAGCAGCACCCAATGCTTTATTCAATAGGCTATTAAAATTacgtttaaaaaatataacagtgAATGACAAATGCACAAAGTCCAaccaagaagaaaaacaaacaaacaaacaaaaaaaactagataACATATCAGCTCTGTAAGTATAAACGTAAATTAAGAATGGTCCCATGCACGGGTGTTGCCAGCttgatagaaaaaatatataattgtcaTACAACggagtatatgtgtatatatgagtgtgtatgtatgtatgtatgtatgtatatatgtatatatatatatatatatatatatatatatatatatatatatatatatatatatatatactatatacacatgtgtgtgtacTCTTTCTCTGAGGGAATCACAGTAGTGTAATGAATTTTAACTAGACTGAAAAGAAAACGTTTTCTAGTAACTTAATATGTGTTGTCCAGGGTTCTACAAGTGAGACGGACAAAtctcaaatgaaaataaaaattggtgGGCACAGAAAGTAGTACGGTTCacatgaatttcttttttttttaattcgaaGTTTACCTGTTGGAATTGATACTGCAAACGTAAAATTAATTAAgtttgcatacaaaaaaaaacgtatgttttaaaatatttgaatataagCTAACAATACCTCTCTAATTTAAAGACAtagcatatatgtgtgtgtgtgtgtgtgtgtgtgtgtctatgtgtatatatatatatatatatatatatatatatatatatatatatatatatatatatatatatatatatatatatatatatatatatatgcttacgTGATACTTATGTAGCCGCATGGTATACATCGGCGTGTaccatacaatttaaaatattaaatatttgacAAACTGATAAGTCGTTTTTATATtcacttgtaataataataataataataataataataatgagaatatTCAGAACCCCTTTGGAACGATACATGTTTTGAGCACACTCCGATATTTATCATCTGTTGCTGTAGCATCtgttctatttaaatatattgtgtgttGGTGCAAGGTACATTGGATGTACATGTAATTAATCAAACAACTGATTCATTTACATGATGTGCATGCAAGTCATAGCAGCGCAGTTCCAGATTGAGGTTACATGATCCACAAGCACTCGGGTTGAACTAATCCGGATGGACAAACTGGAGCAGCCACGCATTGCTTTATCCCATGCGAATCACAACGATGACAATCTTAATTAACATCGTTAAATGatgtaaataattcaataatacaTCGACTTAATATAACCTATATGTTTAGGGTAGTTTTTAGCTTTTTATTCTGAATTGTTAAATTCAATTTTTAATTATTGACTTTCATTGTTCGGGTTACTGTTTTATATACCAATGACCATTGATACATATTGTTTTCATATATGAATACATTTGCTCTGTTTTAGCAAATGACAcatgtgacacttttttttttttttttttttttgtaataaattcaCTTATTGCTAACTTCGTATGACTCTCATCAAAACTGAAACGATTGTTTCTGTGTTATTGTCTCTTCCCTCTATACCCCGACTGCCTCCCATAATCACATAGCACTCAGTGATACTTTTCCGGGTGAAATATAGAAATGAAACGTATCAAATGCCCTCAGTCAGGCAGACATAACAATCTAGGGAAAAGGATGTCGAGAAGGCTCAGCAGGCAACCAGCCCTTGGTTATTGCAGGTGTTAGTGAGCTCAAAGAAGGAAATATTAAAAGCAGTCAGGCTGTACTGCATGACAGGCAACAAAATACTCCATTAAAAGTAGGTTATACGTGTTTAGACACGTGTGTTAGATTAACACTaacttcttaaaacaaaaaaaagaggaaaggggaaaaaaaggaacaGGACGATATATCGCTCCAGTGACTGTTAACCTGGCCATGGAAACCCTGTAGAAAAAATATCgagtaaatatatagtatattgagatagagagagagagagagagagagagagagagagagagagagagagactaacaTGTGTCTATACAATATAcgaagtagtttttatttttaaagaagcaaTATATTTGCAAGACTGCGCATTTAAATTATTGGTCTGAGTAGTTTTCTTAGAAATTCTTCAGAAAAGTCcgtgaaatacatttatttatttatttatacttctGCAGCAGGTATTTGCAATAGCCTACTTTTAACGGCAAAAGTAAGGGCCCTTGTTGAAAATGTATATCATGACCCTCAATACGGTTacactttttataaaattatatgaTTTGGTAAAACTACCATCCTGCTCCATAGTCGTCAAGTTGGAGATGAGAATACGTGGGTTAAGACTATTTAGTAAGTCCCTGGTTTCAGTGTGTTGCTACACCTTCCTCTTATCCACAGCACATCAAAGGTAGGATTTTATTATGAGCAGCAAACTTTTCAACTACGAACTTCCTTTTGTGAatgtgtcttttttatatatatatatatatatatatatatatatatatatatatatatatatatatatatatatatatatatatatatatatatatatatatatatatatatatatagtgtgggcGAAGAAGTTTTGGTTAATGACATCACGGTTTAGTAACTTCACTTGACTTCACGTAAAATTTTAGCTTCTTTGTGCAGGGTGTGCAAGTATTAGAATCGACCAAACATTGGATCCGAGTTTATACTCTGATACGTTTGTTAGTTGTCAAGTGAAACGTAAAAAATTAAGAGGTGTATAACATTTAGCTGATTCAGGTAATTGGTTCGCTAAGTCATTAACCAACGAATAATGTACAATGttaacccccaccccaccccccccatatatatatatatatatatatatatatatatatatatatatatatatatatatatatatatgaaaaacgtTACAGGGTTATGTGAAGAAAGACAAATCTACCTCCAGCTACCCCAAGTcccttttattaaacattttcacaaTTGTTACTTCCTCACCTTTTAAACTTAGAAAAACACACTAGCTCGAAgctgaagacagaaaaaaaaagtacaggacCATGTGGAGAAGGTTCAGTTTTCCTTTATGTCAGAAAGACAACCCGCACACACTCCATCACAGCTGCAAATAGACGATGAGACATAActgaaaatgtaacaatatggAGGTTTTAGTTTTCTAAAATCCTAAAACAGAAATATTCATATcgatttatttacataaataggCCTAACAGCTAACTATTTATAGTTATAAAGTATGTTTATAACTAAAACATAGTAAGggtgtgtaaaatgtgtttgtggTTGCCACAGAAGTCTAGAACAGTTGTAAATGTATtcataacactttaaaaatactTCTATAACTTTTGTGAATTTGCACTATATCTAGCTctgtgaattaaaatacaggactGTTAGTGGCCCCTACTGGCTATTATGTGTGTTGCAAACTTTATGTGTGTGATTGCTGCTGAAAATACATGTATAACGAAgtcaaaagtaaaacattaaaagcCCTTTGAGTCATTTAAGAATTATACTACTGTCATAGGCCTACGTGAGGCTTACATATTTCTAAATCTAGCTTGCATATTAAGATGATTATATTTATGTAATGGATGTGTGTCATATTACCTAATAGTGCATGGATTATCTCTGTTGTTTTCCAATTTGGAATCCAAATGAAAGTGAAAGGCAGGGAGATTCCAATTGTTAAAAAAACTGGAGACAGTCTTCAGGGTGGATACACTCTTACATGGAGCCAGGTTATAGTTACAATATGTATTGTAGAGGTATGATACTGTGTgaagaaatgtaaatatatacataaataaagataagtatgcatatacttttttttttttttacagtagctaATAAATAAAGGCTTTAAATGTGGGATACTTATTAAACTTATATTCTTTATAATGCACATAAATCAGACCCCTTTTTTAGTCAAACTCAGTAAGTGTAATGTTTTGGCAGTATAGCTGATTAAAAAAATTCTGTTAATTTTACCTGGATTGCAATTCTGGGTCTGTAAGAGACTTGAATCTTGGCAAATCTGTCCAGGCAGGAACAACTTATTGATACTTgcaattgtttactttatttcCCTGTGTTTTCTGAAGTCAGTTACCTTATGTGCAACAGGTGAACCAGTC
The Polyodon spathula isolate WHYD16114869_AA chromosome 5, ASM1765450v1, whole genome shotgun sequence DNA segment above includes these coding regions:
- the hlx1 gene encoding H2.0-like homeobox protein isoform X1 produces the protein MMYTTGLNPFYASNFSLWSAYCSSGFALDSVKKPSFCIADILHVGDSENLPGSSALVAHLGPRHQLQPSRSPLRPSPVAPESSVFSSRMSPASPYHRHPGLQGAPSISRVQLNGSSQQAPAPSSKDLKFGIDRILSSEFDPKVKECTAVRDFTSISSHRQSGLHLTIQPSASQFFASLEPGIGEPSSIMNHLGSGARYSAQHQFQDTFPGPYAVLTKDTMPQTYKRKRSWSRAVFSNLQRKGLEKRFEIQKYVTKPDRKQLAAMLGLTDAQVKVWFQNRRMKWRHSKEAQAQKDKEKPEQPLESPASATLESEQKQNGSECESDGSGPEFEDMPDKSDIEVTEDNKTSVIKSPLSTDEATQSTEASTETTALPSLQMLS
- the hlx1 gene encoding H2.0-like homeobox protein isoform X2; this translates as MMYTTGLNPFYASNFSLWSAYCSSGFALDSVKKPSFCIADILHVGDSENLPGSSALVAHLGPRHQLQPSRSPLRPSPVAPESSVFSSRMSPASPYHRHPGLQGAPSISRVQLNGSSQQAPAPSSKDLKFGIDRILSSEFDPKVKECTAVRGPYAVLTKDTMPQTYKRKRSWSRAVFSNLQRKGLEKRFEIQKYVTKPDRKQLAAMLGLTDAQVKVWFQNRRMKWRHSKEAQAQKDKEKPEQPLESPASATLESEQKQNGSECESDGSGPEFEDMPDKSDIEVTEDNKTSVIKSPLSTDEATQSTEASTETTALPSLQMLS